The nucleotide window GGCCTTGAACCAATCCTACTTTGCTCAAGCACATCAATCGGTGTTGCGGAACGATAAAAGTCGATGAATCCTTTAGTATTGAGAAATTCTCTGTAGACGTTTTCACTCCAATTAGCTAGCAGCTCAGCTACTTGATGCTCTTCTTGTTCTTCTGCGTGGGCGTTCTTGTGTCGCAAAGTAGTCGCGGCTGTGCCCGCTAGAAGTAACTCTAGATTATAAGTAGTTGTAATGAAATTAGTATACTTTTGCGCGATGGACTCACCTTGTTCTGTGAGTCGTATTTTTCCGTTAGTAAGACATCCGGAAGGTAGTGCCTCTAAGAAGCGATGAGTCGGCCCTGCGCCTCGGCTAATGGTTCCTCCCCGTCCATGGAAAAAAGTAAAAGAGAGGCCATGTTTTTTAACAAGTTTGGTGAGCTTTAACTGAGCTTGATGTAGCGACCATTGAGAAGTAATGATACCTCCGTCCTTGTTACTATCACTATAACCTACCATAATGTGCTGATTGAGCATTTTTGGAGTAGAGGTTTTTTTCGCCTGTGCTTTTAGCGATGCTTTGATCGCAGGGATCGACAAGAGTTGATCCATAATGAGAGAGCTTTGTTTAAGGTCTCGAATCGTTTCAAATAAGGGTACAACTGGTAACGGGCAGATGAGCTGTTTATTTTTAAAAGTAGCTAGGCCAGTTTCTCTAGCAAAAAGATAGATAGCTAGCAAGTCTGTGACATCCCTTGTCATGCTTACAATAAGGCATCCTAGACCCTCGGTTCCATATTGTTTTACGTGCTTAGTGAGAACCCGGTAGCATCCTAAAACGCGACTTGCTTCATCTTCCATAGGCGTGTTAGGAGGAAGGAAAGGGCGAGGAGACTTCAGCTCTTTGAGAAGGAATGAAAGCTTTTTTTCATAGGGCCATTCTGGGTAGAGACGCCCATCCGGAATTTTAGCAGATGATAAAATCTGAGAAATAGCAAGATCATGAAAGGCACTGTTCTGGCGAATATCTAAAGAAGCAAGATGAAAGCCAAAGGTTTCTACTATGCGAATAATAGGATCTATTTCAATCTGAGCGAGCCTTCTGGCCCCTACTTCTAGCAAGCTTTCTCTGAGTATGTTTAGGTCAGATAAGAGTTCCTTAGGACTGTGATAGGCAAGGGAATGCTCTTTAAACTTTAGGTACTGATCATGATTTTCACCGAAATCTATAGGTAGTCGGTCCAAAATAAGATTAGAGAACTGACGGAATGGCTCTTTACTATGGTATTGCTGTTGGGTTGAAGATAATTCGGGTAAAAGCCTAGAATGTCTTTTAAGAGCTTTAGTCAAGGGTTCTGGGCACGGGTAAAAGTCAGTAGATAAAGCCAACTTTCGTGGGAGTGGATTTAACTCTCTATAAATGATTAATAGTGCCTGTGTTCTTAGTTCCTCTAGAGTTTTTTCTGTGACATCAGGTGTGACAAAGGGGTGGCCGTCTCTATCACCGCCAACCCAGGTGCCAAACCTTACATTTGGGA belongs to Verrucomicrobiota bacterium and includes:
- a CDS encoding phosphoenolpyruvate carboxylase, which gives rise to MAKQDFVKIGFHKISSDLDFLMECFQEVLFELGENDVASALPWTQQKNRKRKGLSSRLYQAYSITFQLLNMIEENAAAQMRRQRSDRNPNVPEPGLWLDYFNQLQKQKISENEISKILPHICIEPVLTAHPTEAKRATVLRQHRELYILMVERENKMWTKNELSSNREKIKAVLERIWRTGEISSRKPDIQHEQKAILHHLRDVFPHALKALDTSLLQAWEKKGFSPKNLNEPSAFPNVRFGTWVGGDRDGHPFVTPDVTEKTLEELRTQALLIIYRELNPLPRKLALSTDFYPCPEPLTKALKRHSRLLPELSSTQQQYHSKEPFRQFSNLILDRLPIDFGENHDQYLKFKEHSLAYHSPKELLSDLNILRESLLEVGARRLAQIEIDPIIRIVETFGFHLASLDIRQNSAFHDLAISQILSSAKIPDGRLYPEWPYEKKLSFLLKELKSPRPFLPPNTPMEDEASRVLGCYRVLTKHVKQYGTEGLGCLIVSMTRDVTDLLAIYLFARETGLATFKNKQLICPLPVVPLFETIRDLKQSSLIMDQLLSIPAIKASLKAQAKKTSTPKMLNQHIMVGYSDSNKDGGIITSQWSLHQAQLKLTKLVKKHGLSFTFFHGRGGTISRGAGPTHRFLEALPSGCLTNGKIRLTEQGESIAQKYTNFITTTYNLELLLAGTAATTLRHKNAHAEEQEEHQVAELLANWSENVYREFLNTKGFIDFYRSATPIDVLEQSRIGSRPARRTGAKSLADLRAIPWVFSWNQSRFYLTGWFGTGSALEKLRSEKPDLFILLQRRIQKWAFTRYVLSNIDTSMHSADMQIAYHYAQLTKDPAICKKFYNAIKQEWLRTEYMINLLFGGNSLEQRRPRLHKTLHLRQEPLSILHREQIQLLKDWRSTKSSTQKSKLLTDLLISVNAIASGLRTTG